AGAGGATGCTCCAAGCAGGTCTCCCACTAGAGGGCTCTGCACCAGCAAACTGGGCCTTGTCTAAGATGTTGATGGCCTCAGTCACTCTGATGCTGCCAATATGGTGAAAGTGGGATAAAATACCGGTGTATTCACGAGCACAGCCCATGAGGAGGAAGGTGGTATTGAGATACCCTGTAAGGAAGAGAGCAAGGAGTCAGAGACACTTTCAAGACTCAAACATCCTACCCCTCCTTCCAGACACCCCTCACAAACCAGGACCCCTGCTCTCCCACCAAACACTCAGGTACCAGgcaccttctcccctcctccttggaATTACGTGCCACAACCCCCATCCCCCAGGACCCAGACACAGGACCATGGGACCTCagtcccacccacctccctcagAGACGGGAAGGCAGCAGGCCTAGAGCAGGCATCTGAGAAAGAAAGTTTCTCTTCTCTCACCCGCCTGAAATTTTAAGGTGGAACTGTAGCACTCAGTAGCATTGTTGGGGCAAGCCTCGGTGGTGACAAAATTTGGGAGGCAGTCCTTGGAGTGCTCGCCCACACAGGTTGGGCAGCTATGGGAAGAAGATGCTAAAGTCTTAGGAGCCTTGGCCTTGAGTTTCACAAAATGATCCATGTTGGTGAGGTTATTGCAGAGGTATGTCCGGCAGACACGGCTATAGGAGGCAATGGACAATCCGGGCGGCGAAACGAGGTAGGAGACTTGCGGGGGGTAAGATGAAGCTGGGCTGCAGCCTTTAAAACCCACAACTCCCCTTTTGGTCCCTGCGGGGCAGAAGATTGGAGAGCTCTGATCAGTGTCGCTGGCCACACCCAGTTCAAGCTCCCAGCCCATGCCCTGCTCTTCCTGCTGCCCCATCACCAactttgcccctcccccactgtccaCTCACCACTCAGATTTCCCACGTCTCATCTGCCTCTCCTCACTCTTCTCCCCACAGGAGCCCGTCTGCGCCTCTCTCCCTTGTATCCCAAACTTGTCTTCTCTCCCAGAGtccccctctcctcctgggaTCTGTCCACCTCCATTGTGTCCTCTTATCCAGCCCACACCACAACCAGCTGGGTCCTGCCCCTCTCCTGCCGATGTCTGGATGCTGTTCCCAAACATATAATGGGGTAGATATCTGGAACTCAAGTCCAGAGTCCCTGGGTGCTAGGAATGGAGGTGGGGTCAGAAGACCAAGCAAACAAAATGTAGCAAAGTCACCCCCGTTCACCTGTCTCGATGAACACCAGCGTCTCCTCACAGCCCTCACTCAGTTTACACACCATGCTCCTCATCAGAAGCCATTGCCAGTTATGGAGATCAACAGCTCTGAAGAGGGAAGATGTTGCTTCATAACACAAAAGCGCTCCAGCCCCTAAAGAGAGAATGTTCTTCCAGTCACCTGCCCCTCACATTGCCTTCTCAGCCCCGAACCGCCAATCAAGAGCTCAGCCTCCACAGACCCTGTCTCCCAAGGGACCCAGATATGCAGCTTTCCTTCCCCCAGTGACATGAATCCAGCCCTCCCATCCCAGCCAAGAGGGTCCCTAAGGGTCCAGCCCCACAGGACATACAAGGCAGAGTGGAAATGGCCCCTAGGAGACAGAGCAGCTGCACAGGGCTCAAATGCTGAGGTCCCATGGTCCTGTGTCTGGGTCCTGGATGCTGGGCCTCAGTCTGGAACCAATTTCAATCTAGGTCTCAAGCTCAGTTCTTGTCAGCCTCTGGGTCACTGTTTCTGGAGCAGAAAGTTGATTATCATTTTCATTAACATAGGCTCCCTGAGCCCTTCAGGGACACAGGTCTTCCCATCTCCATAGTCTCTCTTCCAACCTAACCCGAACCCACATTAGCTTCTCAAATCCTGACTCTTCACTCTCCTGCTTAGGTTCTGCCACTGGACATGGTGCTGAGCAGAGGACGCTGGCTTATTCAAAGGATCCCTATCATACAGGCTATTCTCCATCCAGAGACAATGAGATCAGAACAACAAATGTGTGTGTAGGAGTTAACCAACATATTACTAAATAACCCTTGACtcgaaaaagaaattaaaaagtatttagaacTGAATAATAGCAAACATACtacatgtcacacacacacacacacgtgcatgtaaAATCTGATGAAAACTGAATAAGGCCTGTAAGTTAGTTAAGAGTAAtataccaatgtcaatttcctgctCATATACTACAGTTATACAGGATGTCCCTATGGGGAACTGGAAGAAGGGTTTAAGGGACTCTATATAaaatttttgcaacttcttgtaaGCCAATAATCATTTCAACatcaaaagtttttttaaatacacatcaAAATTTGGGACTCTGATTTCTAAATCAATATTCAGaagtaaatttataatttaaatacatttatcaggaaacaagaagaattacaaaatgTTTATGAATTAAGAAGTTATATAAGAGACAACAAAGCATCCCCCCAAAAGGGATAGAAATAAAGAtgacagaaatcaatgaaatagaaaacaacaaaaaagtattaCAAAAGACTAATATTCATTCTTTGACAATATTACTAAGATAATTCTCTGGCAActctaatcaagaaaaaaagatgcaaataaaatacagaatgaaaaataaaaattaacagacATCACATATTCTAAGAATAATAAAAGTGTCATTAACAACTCtacatttataaatttgaaaaccCAGATGAAGTGGATAAGTTTCTAAAATAATATGAAGTGCCAAAATTGGCATAAGAGCGTATACAAAGTCTTAAAACGAGAATGGTCAAGGATCTCAGGCAAATTgacaagaaaaagagagcaacccCAGCAGGGGAATGGACCAAGCATATGAAGAAGCAATCTCAAAAACAAACcaggcggcttccctggtggcgcagtggttgagagtctgcctgccgatgcaggggacacgggttcgtgccccggtccgggaagatcccacgtgctgcggagcggctgggcccgtgagccatggctgctgagcctgtgcgtccggagcctgtgctccgcaacgggagaggccacagcagtgagaggcctacgtaccgcataacaaaacaaaacaaacaaacaaaaacagaaaggctAACAAGCGTATGAAGAAACACCCCAGCTCAGcaataatcagagaaatacaatGTATTCAAATGTGCATCTATCAGACTGGCGAGGGATCAGAAAGCTGGAAAACTATGGGGCTACAGagacccttgtgcactgctgctCATGGGGTAGTTGGGGCCAGGGATAGGGTCCTCTTCTGGACCCTGAGGAAGGGAGGAGTTCTGAACAGTGTCTCAGACCCAAAGCATCATTCATTGTGAGGAGGAGTCTGGCAATACTTAGTCAAATTAGGCTTACAAAGAGCCATCTCTGGTATATCCTAGGTACACATAACAGAGATTTCCACCTTCAACTACAAAGGAACACATGAGAATGTAGCATTATTATGGTGACAGTGAGCTGACGGCAATGTGGGCGTCCCTCCCTGAGACCTAGTGAACATGTGACACGCAGGGGATGCACACCATGGAATATCACGCAGCAGTTAGAAGCAACTGGTTAGATGCACGCATCACATGCACTGGCTCATATAAACAGTGCTGATTATTTTAAACAGTAAATAATGTCATTCGCGTCAATTGAAGCACCATGCACATAAAACACCGCACATCTtgcaagaacacacacacactaaaagaTATGCGTGAGCCGCCTGAAATGAGTGCCTATGCAACAGTTAGAGAATAAAAGTGGGGAACTGGGGATTACTGGAACTAACTAAAACACTGTAGGTTGTACAAAGTTGATAGACTTTGGACTCAAAGACAGACCAACGTTGGAATCTTTACCTCTCCGTTGTCTGGCTGTGTAATCTTGTGCATCTTATTgaactcatttataaaatatattagtaataTATCCCACAGAGTCATTGTTGAAAATTAATAAGATTATTAGTATAAAGTGCCAGGCAAGAGCTAAGCTCTCCAAAAATGTTGGTCCCCCTATCTCTCTCTCCACTACCTAAAGGTTTAATGTCAATTGCTTCAGCTGGCATTAAAGCATTCCACACACCTTCACCCTTCCTCCCCCAGACTGGCCCCAAACCACCTTTCCAACTTCGTCTAGTACTGCCCCCCTGCACAGCAGTCCAGCTAGAGGTCACTTCTGCCACACTTCTCTGTCCAGAATACCTGACACAGGATCCGTAACCCAGAAATCTGCGGCAAGCTAAGAGGCCAAGACCAGCAGAAAAGATGGGACACAGGAAGGGGAAATGAAGGCTGACAAAGGATCAAACAAAGGAGTTGGACCAAGCAGAGAAGATGGCACACACCTGCCTGGGAACGCAAAACAACGGGACCCAGCAATCTGAGAACAAGCACGGACACAACCAGAAAAGAGTGGAATGAAATCCTCAAGGAAAAAGGGATGGAGTGGTGGTCAGAGGCGATGCTATCCCTACAAAAGAGAAACCACACAGACAAGGAGGAGCAAACTGTTGGAATGGAACCTTGCAGGGAGCAGAGAAAGCACAATCGGGAGCGGCAGAAAAATGAGGAGTGGGGCACAAGGACCGGGTTCtcaggggagagaggagacaaTCTTAGAGGctcaaagagagaaaaggagacaggGCAGAATGCATAGAGAAAAGGGGACACCACAGGGAATGGGGAGGGAAACCGTGAGATGGGTCTAGTAGAGATGCACAGAGAAGGCTACAATTAGAGAGTGGAGCACCGAGAATGGGGTGCAATCCGGGAGGAGGATGAACACAGAGGGTGGAAAGGgctaaaaagacagaaaaaccacAGAAGCGTCTCGGGAAGCGAAGAGGAggatgggaggggcaggggtccaGGCTATGAGGGAATGAGGCACGTGGAGAAAGAGGTTCCGAAAATCAGCAGGATGAACAGGCAGAAAGAGAGGCTCTCAGAGACGGAAAATGTCAGAGTTAGGAAAATCAGCACCAGCGCGGACGATAAGAGACACAAGGAATGGGTCTCAGCGTGAGAAGGTGGGACCCAGGAAGGAAACAGGGATatcacagcacagggaacataaAAGGAGAAAGGTAGATCGGGAGTTGGGCAGCGGGAGAGAAGTGCAAAAACACTGGCGTCcacacagcaaagagtagccgcCCGCGCAGAGTCGAAGACAAACGCTCAAGAGGTGCCGTCCCTGCGAGACTGCGCGTGCGCGGGAGGGCGGGCCGGGCAGCCATTCCTGGGGGGCAGGGCCAGCCTAGTCCTGGAAGCGTTACTCGACGCCCCATTGGCCACCTCCCCAaaaagggaaagaacagtctGGGAAGGCAAATCACACGAGGAGGGAGAAGTGTCACGAGACTCAACTCGACGCTCTATTGGCTGGCCTGATAGTCTGGCGCGAGGAGAAGCGGGCCGGAGGTAAAGGGGCGGGCCGTCAGTGAAGGATCTTGAAGCGCACTGGTCGCTCGCCTCGGCGGCAGAAGGCGCCGCTTGAAGCTCATTGGTCCTTGTAAGAAGGGGCGGGAAAAGTGGCGCGAGCGAGGCCATTCCTCACGCCACTGCCTCACCACCTTCTTTCGCCTCATCCTGAGTCTGACTCCGCTCGAGGCTGTGGTAACAGCAGGCTGACGACGCGAACGCGACCCCGCCCCTCCCgtctcttcccctccctgtcTTGCGCTGGCCTCCCTGCCCCAGACATCCCCTCGCCTCCCCACTAACGGTCCTCGCGGCCCCTTCGCCCATCCCCCACCGCGGCTCCTGAGCGCGCTCCCCGAGCCCCGACCCCTCCCTGGGACCCTGGAGCAGGGCGAGGCCGCGGGGACAGCTGCAGAAGGGGGTGCACGCGAGGAACAGATGAATGGGGAGGTGTGGCGGGCGCGGTTAGAGGCTGCTTGTTGGGAATGGGCGAAGGCGCGTAAAGGCCGGGCGCAGCGACGGCGCGGGTTTGCCTTAGTTTGGAAGGCGTGTGGGTGCAAGAGAGGAATTTGGGCCTTGGGGAGGGGGCTTTGGGCCTCgatcagggcctggcacatggaagGGGCTCAGTAAACCTTTGCTGaaggaatgaaaataattctTGAAAGTGAGGCAAGGGATCCATGAGAATGATGTAGTTACTGAGGTGCAAGGGAGTGGTCTGATTAAAAGGGTTGCGGGGGAGAAATTGAATTGCAGGGCGTACGTGAGGCTAAGAATTGAAAGGGGAGCATAAACGTTATGTGTGGGAATTGGATAAATGCAGGAGGGAAGGATGATAATGGTTGAAGAGAATGCCGGGGAAACTGTGGGAATGGGGTGTTGGTGGGAGGCGGGTGTAAGAACTGCTGCAGAGGGCGTGAGGGTGCGCGAGTATGCCCCAAACTGGGATTTCTGCCTGGAAGGGAACATGTGAGCGGAGAATAATGTTTGGCTCGAAAGATgcacaagaaaggaaagagagaggttCTTGGGAAAGATGGTGCCTGAGGaaagtgaagaaggagaaagCCAGGGGAGACTCAGGGTGACAGCTGAGTCCAGGAGTGGAAAAATCCTTCAGGCGTGGCCTCCCAGAGGCAAGAGGGCTGGTCGGGAGAGGGCCCACGTGTCCACCCTGACCCTCCACTTCTGCCTCTAGACACATGGAACCCAATGAAATGCCTGCTGTCCAGCACTGCCCCTCAGACTCGGCCACAGGGGCTGAGACTAGAGCCCCCCAGGGCGTGGAGCGCGTCCCCAGGAGAGCTGTCAGTCGCTCTCCAACCTGCGCCCGCTGCCGCAGTCACGGTGTCACTGCCCACCTCAAGGGCCACAAGCGCCTCTGCCTCTTTCAGGCTTGCAAGTGTCACAAATGTGTCCTCGTCTTGTGAGTATGAgacccagggaagggagaggatgggCCTCACCTAAAAGGCGGCTGACCTGCCTTCTGACTCGCCACCCCCCTCTTTAGGGAGCGCCGAAGAGTCATGGCTGCCCAGGTGGCCCAGCGTAGGCAGGAGGAGGCGCAGCTGAAGCGGCACCTGGCTCGGggacagatgaggaaaggggCGGTTCCTCCCAAAGCGCCCAGCAGTGTCAAGAAGGGAGTCACTCAACCGAGGGTCCACCGTGAGTGTCTctggccagggccagggcaggaaTGTGGGCAGGGAAAGCCTAAGTAGGAAAAAGAGTCCCGGCCCTGCCACTGAACTGGTGCGGGACCTGGGGCAAGGTGTTTCTATTCTCTGGGCCTCACCCTCCCCAACTACAAAATGTGATTAAGTGTTGGGAGGGTGCGGTGAGGTCTGTGGGTAGAAATGGGACCGAGGGAGATAATTCAGTTTGGGGCTGGAGTGGGATGGCCCTCAGGAGAAAGAGCTCACCAAAGCTCTCCCTGGTCTCTTACAGCTGGAAAGGAGAACATAGCACCCCAGCCTCAGACTCCCCATAGGGCAGTCCCACTGGCACTGACACCCCCTGAGAAGGTAAGGAAAAACTGGGCCCTGAGGGGACCCCTGTCTTAGCCCCTGCCCAGATCCCTTCCTGTATGCCTTCAGCACCGGGGTTCTAGGTCCAGCCCTGAACTGCTGTGtcatcttgggcaaatcacttctaTTCCATGGACAAAATGAAGCGGTGGGATTTTATGGCCCTTCAAGCTCTAAAGTTTTGGGGTCCTACCTACATCCTGGAACATACCCATTCCTTCTCCAGCCTCGTACCTGACTccaacctatgccccctgcaggAGAACTCCCAGGGGCCTCTGCTGCTCAGCTGTCTCCCAGAAGCCTTGCCTTTGCCCCGGACTCCAGTGCCTCCAGGTCCTTTGGCCACTGGACACTGGCTGCCTCCAGGCCTTTCCGTACCAACCCCAGTGGTGTGCCGCTTGCTATGCCAAGAACCTGCTGTTCCTCTGCATCCTTTCCCTGGTAAGATGAATTCAACATTAATTCAAGAGATATGTGAATGACTAGGTACCACTGTATCAGAAAGACAAGAGGAAAAAGATACAGGGTAGGAAGAGGGAAGACAAGCCATGACCTCTGCATACGCTCTGCATTCTCTTACCCTCATTAGGCTTTGACCGTGGCACTGCCCTCTGGCTGCCCACTCGTGGGCCCCTCCCAGCTTGCTCAGGATCTCGCCCAATACTGATGGCTCCTCTTTCTGGAGAATCCCAAGGGCCCTCTACCCTGCCCCACACGTGAGTAGGGAGAAAAAGATACGTGTTTATGATGTGCCTAACCCTGTGCTGGATACCATAGTAGatgataaagaagaagaaaaggtctCAGACTAATGGGTGAGGCAGAGCGCTCCTAGCTCTGCCATTGCCTAGCTGTGAACCTTTGTACAAGtatctttacctctctgagcctttttttCTGTCAGTAAATCAGAGACACTACTACTTCTTGGTAATAATGAGAATTAGCAATAATATATGGAATACACCTAGCACAAGCCCTGGCCTTAAACAAGTAGTGGCTATTAAATCCACTTAAACAGATAAGATAGGGTTGAACTGCCTGCTgaagtcggggggggggggggcggggggggggacgACATGCTGCTAAGAGCCTCAGAGGCCTAGGAGAGAGGCCAAAGGCCATTAGAGAAAGCTTCCTAAAGGTGAGCCAAGCTGCTCCTCAAGTTCCATGGCGATTGGGGAACTAGGAGGGAAGGAAACCAGACTCTGGTAGGGCAGGAACAGTCACCTCAATCTCTCTAGatgttttgtcagtttttttatttttagctgacACCAATTATTTCCCATAATCCTCACAGTAGCCCTGGTAGGAAGAAGCtgacagatattttcattttacagaaaacaaagCAGGCCATAACAgaggaagggacttgcccaaggccacaaagcCTAATGACCCAGCAGGCACTCAGATTCCCAGATCAGAACATAGCAAAATCCTGCCCCTGTTTCCACGTGTACCTGTCTGTCCATGTTTAATCCCTCTGGCATCTTTTCTCCTTATTTCCAGATGCTCGACTCTGAAACTTCAGCCCTGTGGCACCTCAGACCCGCTTCTGCTGCAGCCGCAGGTCCTGGGGAAGAAGTGGGATCCAGGACCCTGGGAGGAAGTTGAGCTTGGGGAAGGGAAGAGTAGGGGATAATGAAGTAACCAGGGGCAGAGGGAGCAACTGGAGGGTGGGCAGAAGTGGGGATTCCCagtctgcttctctctctttcctttgcagGCCCCCAGAGCCTCTCGCCTGGACTGGACCTCTGACCCCTCAGAGTGGCAGCTGCAGTGGGAGGCAGCCGAGGCTCTTATGGGACTGAAAGATTCGTTTCAGGCTCCCCGCCTGACCCCTTCTGGTCCTTCCAACCATGCCTGGATTTCCCTGCGCCACCCCTGTGGCCCACCAGGTAACCTGTTCCTTAAAAGGAGGGGATGGGATAGGCATGACTGAGAAATGGAGGTACTGGAGTAAGCAGGGACTAACCAAGTAGATCAGGAAGTCACAAGTTCAATATCCCAGGCCCCAAGCTTTTCAACCTAGCCCCTGGGATTACAGCTGAGAGTTATTCAGTGAATCTGTTTTATCCTTTTTGTACTCAAAAACAAATGTCCAGTGCCCTGATGTCAAGGAAAGTGAGGCCCTGAGAGAGGCAGGGACTTGCCTGAGTGCATATAGCAAGACAGTGGCAAAGCCTGTTCTCCTGACTCCAGCCCAAGGCTTTTTCTCTGGACCCAAACTGCCTGCTGAAGTCTGGAGAGGGGCTGAAGAGGTAACAAGGGTCTGGCCTGGAAGGAGATTTGATaactgccttcaaggagcttccaTTCTATTTGGGAAACCTGGATGCCTTCAGAAAGCTCAGTGACAAACCTGGAGGGAACTAGAGGAATCTTGAGGCATGAGAAACACCTATGGGGACAGAGAGGGAAGGCTGAGATTTCTCTTGTCCAAAATGGTGGATTGGACATGCTGTGTGGGACTGGAGGGACTGCTGGAACAGAAGCAGATGCGCATGGAGGGGCTTCTGATCATGGAGGTCTGGCATGCCAGGCTTGGGCATCTAGACAAGCACCTGTACATGAAGGGGAGCAAGGGAATGTTTCTGAGTAAGGGACATATTCTGAATCCCTGAGCTTTAGAAAGACAAGTATGGTGGCTGTGATGGAGGGATTGGATGAGGCAAGACTAGAAGTGGGAAAATCAGTGAGGAGGAAGTGTTTGCTATAATCCAGGTGAAGAAAAATAGGCCTGGATTAGATGGGGTAAAAAGAGAGGGTTTGCTGGGAGGGGAAATAGATGTGACCTGgtcctgcccccttccttcctgtctgtAGCTCCTGCTGAAGAAAGAGGATTCCAGCCTGTTGTCCCCTCTCTCTGACCCAGTCCAGCCCCCTCCGTGGCTCTGCATATTGGGCATCTGGGATCCATCTCCCTCCTGAGCTAGAAGCCCAGAGGTGGAGGCCTTACTGGGGTAGGGGGGCAACAGCCTGCAGGCATTGCATATTTGGTATTTTACTTACAGATTCATGCATGGAATTTAATGTAGCACAAgcttcagtctttttttaaagctttcaggTGCTTTGTTAGCTTTTGGCTCCTTTTGTAGCATGGCCATTTCCTTGGCTGAAGGTGGATACTCTTTTACCTTCCTCGGATCCTGGGACCTCTTAAAATCCCCAACAAAGAGAAAGTTGTGCAGTTTAAGTTAACCAGTATCTAAATAGATTTTTGCATGAGTTCATGTTCCAGGGTATTTATTTGACGTGTGATTCTGTATATACCTGTGCACTCATGTCTGTCTCCATGCATGTGAAAACAGGAgagaattttcattttgtgtCTAGGTTTGTGTGagtaagcaaaaaataaacctgtattgttttaagccactgagatgtgGGGATTGTTTGCTACTGCAGCCTAACCTAGTCTATCCTGACTGACAGAAAGGACTTGTTCAATTCACTTCCCAAAGTGAAAATCAGATATTCAGTAACTACCACAAATAACTACAaacttggatttctttttatggccagaTAAGAAAGAGTGGTAGGCAGACACAGTAGGTGATTCACTGACTCAATAATCAAGTGACTGCTCTGTGCCAAGCACGGACAGTTTCCAGCTGCCCAGAGGGGCACAAGTGGAAATACCTACAGGGCCAAGCAGATCATATAAATGAGTAAAGAAGGCCAGAGGAGCcctagaaaactgaaaatgcatGCCCTACCTAAGAAGGCAGCTTCCTTTTGGCCCTGGTGGATTGTTGCCAGGCAGGAACGTGGGCTCTGGATTGCCatatcttctgatttttcaagagaagctggaaaactagatttctttttaaaacatcttaattttcaaatgttggctcagttttcttctttaaatcctATGTAGGTCAAACAAGACATATCTTCAGGCCAGCTTTAGTCAATGGAACGTCAACCTAATGCTAATCTAACGTAACATTTTTCAAACGGGGAGACTGAGACCAATCAGTACAGGAAGAATCAAGTTAGTCTTTATCCAGGGTTTTTCCTGAACTAGGGAGCTTCATATACCTGAGTTCTGAAGGACCTATAAAAGGTTAGTGACAGttattaccatttattgagcacacacTCTGTGCAGTTCACACacatcctcacagcaactctgtgAGCTACGCACGATTACTCCAACTTTACAAACAAAGGAACACCTTAGataaagtgacttgctcaagtaCTTTAGTGAAAATTTGCAGGCAAATATTGGAGAAAGGTTCCTTCCTTGCCAGGCCCCAGATCAATAGGTAATTTTTATAATACATAGAGTGAAAAATTCAGGACTCCAGGAGACAGACACAAGTCCCAAGGGTTTTtcaaaaagtctttatttttctacTCAAGATAGCAGTAAGTAATAATGTCTTACTCACATTTGTTTCTTAGTCCTCTGCTGTCAAGTCCTTCTCCTTGAACTGTTCCAAGCACGTGAAGACCTGGTGAGCTATTCCAAAGATACGAAGACTCAGAGACCCCCATCCCCATTTCTACTCTTAGAAGGGCCAAACAGAAAGTTCAAGGGACGTGCCTGATCACTGATTCTTTTTCCTAATGTTACCTACACCTCTCTTTATTCAAGATAATTGATGGTGATGGCATCCAATTACAACTTGCTCTTTTCTAGTTTGGGGCCTTGAGAAGGTGAGCTGCTTCTAATTCTAACATTACAGAGCAACAAATCTCCAACACTTCCCAGGACTCAGTGCAAGATAACCAAAGTCCGAAGTCTGCTTCACAGCTTCCTTCCCTGACCTTGTTTTAACTTAGATGTGTGATTGACCCTTAATAGACCTGCCTAAACCTTGCTATGCCATGCTCTCCCAGTGACAGAAAACCAAGCCCACATAGTCAAGCGGGGAGGGAAGCGTTGCAACATGCAACGTGGCTAAGACCCTGCTACTCAGGGCTGACCAAAGGTCCCCAGTACACCAAgctcacacagctgggaagagtCAAAGAGAAAGTATAATTTGAGGTTAAAGGATGACAtgagaaaagggaggggaaaaaaagtgatgGAGACTGGAGGAAGGAGCTAGGGGCAGGCCACTCTTTACAGACCATTTCTCTGCAGCCCATCTCCCCTTCTTGTCAGACCTGGCAGGGCTTTTTACACTACTGGCTAGGCCTACTTTGTCTATCAGATTGTCAGGGCTTCCACACTGGTGCCTGAGGGAGAAGGGTGGAGGCTCTGCAGAGGCCAGCTGTGGGGAAAGGGCACATTTACAAATTGCTCACGCTCCTCTGGCTGCAGCACCCTTCACCTGCGGTTGTGGGGAGCCAGCGGGCCCTTGGCCTCTGACCAGGCTTTGGAGATGATAGACTGTGAGCACTGTTTCATGTGTCACTCCCTTTCCCATTACCCACTGCCAGGTGAGGAAAGGTGTTGCACAGGTCCAGTAGGGTACTGAGTAAATCATCCCTCTTCTAAGCTTCCTTCACGTGCCATCCTGATGCTCTGCAGAAATAACCAGTGAGGTTCCAAATGTGAAGCACCATCCTGCTCCTCTCTCCAAACAAGTCTCCCCCACAGACACCCATGTTTCACATCAGGAGCTCGTTTTACCTTCTGCCCTTTGGGAATCCATGCTTCCTTTCATGTCAGCCCTGTGTGAACCTGTTCCACTCCAGACCACACTCCTTGAGCAATGTAGAATCAACATCATACCACCCATGCCCATCCAGTTTCTCTACTCAGACCCTCATTGCCTGGGCCATGTAGACCTCATTCTGTATCCCCGTCCCATTGTGCAGCTGGCTCTGCAGCCGCCAATGTAGACACATAGTCCTATAACCCATGCCCTGCATAGACCCCCATCCTTTTTATCTGACTTAATGTCTCTGATAAGCCCCTTAGGTAGACTTCCTTACATTCCTTAAGGGCCCTTGGCCCGCAGTTTGCAGGCCTGATCACCCTGAGCTGTGCCTATCTCTGTCCAACTATGTTTTCCCTTCCAAGAATAAGTACTTTCAGAGGGCAGGGCCTGCGTGCAACTCCTGCAACTCCTCTCTGGGTTCTCAGAATAGATGACTAAGTAAACCACGCTGTCTTGATTCCTTAGGAATTGTTTTTTCTAGAGTTAATGCATTCTAACGTGGCCTCTCCCCTCATCACAACATAAACAACTTCCTACCCTCGA
Above is a window of Phocoena sinus isolate mPhoSin1 chromosome 19, mPhoSin1.pri, whole genome shotgun sequence DNA encoding:
- the LYPD4 gene encoding ly6/PLAUR domain-containing protein 4 isoform X1, which encodes MGPQHLSPVQLLCLLGAISTLPWAGALLCYEATSSLFRAVDLHNWQWLLMRSMVCKLSEGCEETLVFIETGTKRGVVGFKGCSPASSYPPQVSYLVSPPGLSIASYSRVCRTYLCNNLTNMDHFVKLKAKAPKTLASSSHSCPTCVGEHSKDCLPNFVTTEACPNNATECYSSTLKFQAGYLNTTFLLMGCAREYTGILSHFHHIGSIRVTEAINILDKAQFAGAEPSSGRPAWSILLGLLFALRD
- the LYPD4 gene encoding ly6/PLAUR domain-containing protein 4 isoform X2: MGPQHLSPVQLLCLLGAISTLPCMSCGAGPLGTPAGTKRGVVGFKGCSPASSYPPQVSYLVSPPGLSIASYSRVCRTYLCNNLTNMDHFVKLKAKAPKTLASSSHSCPTCVGEHSKDCLPNFVTTEACPNNATECYSSTLKFQAGYLNTTFLLMGCAREYTGILSHFHHIGSIRVTEAINILDKAQFAGAEPSSGRPAWSILLGLLFALRD
- the DMRTC2 gene encoding doublesex- and mab-3-related transcription factor C2, producing MEPNEMPAVQHCPSDSATGAETRAPQGVERVPRRAVSRSPTCARCRSHGVTAHLKGHKRLCLFQACKCHKCVLVLERRRVMAAQVAQRRQEEAQLKRHLARGQMRKGAVPPKAPSSVKKGVTQPRVHPGKENIAPQPQTPHRAVPLALTPPEKNSQGPLLLSCLPEALPLPRTPVPPGPLATGHWLPPGLSVPTPVVCRLLCQEPAVPLHPFPGFDRGTALWLPTRGPLPACSGSRPILMAPLSGESQGPSTLPHTCSTLKLQPCGTSDPLLLQPQAPRASRLDWTSDPSEWQLQWEAAEALMGLKDSFQAPRLTPSGPSNHAWISLRHPCGPPAPAEERGFQPVVPSL